The genomic stretch GGGGTCGTGGTGAATCGCCCACATGTTCACCAACACACGCGTTCCTTTAGGAACAGAGTGACCCCCTAAACTGCAGCAGAGAGGCGTTATGGGCAATCAGACATCTCACTCAGCATCACCGTGACCCATATCACTTTGTATCTCCAATAATACGTCTTAATAGATGAGACTGAAATGATCCAAACACATAATGCAATGTAATCCAATGATCCAATCCAATACAGTAAccttaaagggttaaaatacaccgTTAGGAGGTCAAACCTTCTTTAAGGTGATTACTGCAGTCCTTTATGAAGGGATTTGTTAGCtttattttgtttgaaatgACCGTTTTCTTCCCTTAGTAACAGAGCTGTCATCTAATGTCAAATCAAATTCAGCAAATTCAAGCAAACGACCGCACTTCATCTGACTCCAACCTTTCGGAAGTTTTACAGCAGTGAAATGTTTCCTCGCGCTGCACAAAAACCCTGCatctaatattctaattatgGTTTCTCTCCATCGCCATGGTAACCTGCCGGTTTCACTCTGGTATTGCCATGGTTACCTGGTGTCCTGCATAGCAACGTGCGGGATGAGGACGGGGCTGACGGGACGGATCCGCATCACCTCACAGAGAACGGCGTCCAGGAAGGGCAGACGTGAGCGGTCGCTCAGAGACAGAGGACGGTCCCGACCCACACGCTCATCCAGCTCAGAGTGAACACGCTCCTgcacctgcacacacacacacacacacacacacacacacacacacacacacacacacacacacatacatataattTCCTGTGTAGGTGTAATACAGGATGAGTGTGTCAGTGctacagcagtgtgtgtgtgtgtcaggtgtCCCTACACTTAAATATCAttatatgaaaacttaaaacCATGTTAAACTGACAAAGAATGTAGGACTtttatacagtacaaaaaaacaaaacttatgaTCTtcccaaaatcaaaataaatacataaaaatatataaaataattttgattttatgaatacatatacacacacacatacacatatatatatttatttatatatatatatatatatatatatatatatatacacacacacacacacacacacacacatatatatatatatatatacacacacacacacacatacatatatatacatatatatatatttggaaaattaaataaatacatatgcattaaaatattttcagtatattaaattatattatattataattaacaaaatggtccttaaaatatttttaaaaatacaaataatataattaagcaaaatataatatttatttttttgtggattttggaagttcgatcttaaaatatgtattattgttacattaaatataaattaaatgtttaccatgaaatttactaaattaaaaatgtgtcacCAGAgcttaaatgtttgtttttttttttttttatttactttatttatttattattattgttttttttttatttaaattgaaaatttatTCAGGTTGgaactcccaaaaccaaaataaatacataaaaatacacaaaatagtttttaaataaattaattaacaagcattaaaacataatttattttttatattttttccgatatattatactattataattaataaaacggtccttaaaatattgttcaaaatacaaataatataattaagcaaaatataatatctcatttatttttttggattttggaagttctgtcctaaaatataatatttttacattaaatataaattaaatatgagcattaaaaaacaatttatttttaataatttatttttaatatattttaatattataattaataaaacagtcCTTAAAATATTCctcaaaatacaaataacataattaagcaaaatataatatctgatttatttttgtggatTTTGGGTGTTCCGTCCTAAAAAATctaatgtttttacattaaatataaattaaatatttcaatcaaaaaatatttaaatatcttcaATCAtttcttatatgtgaccctgggtgcaaaaaatctaaatactgagaaaatcaccttcaaagttgtccaaattaattttttagcaatgcatattactaatcaaaaattaagttttgatatatttacaaaatatctttatggaacatgatcttaatatcctaatgatttgtggcataaaagaaaaatcaatttaaaaaaaaatcataattttgacccataataattttgtttgctattgctacaaatataccctgtagatatacttaagactggttttgtgctccagggtcacaggGTGTGTTAAAGGTGTGTGTACCTGTGGGTGGTGCAGTAGGAAGGCTATGGTCCACAGTAGTGTGGTGGAGGTCGTCTCCACACCGGCTCCAAACGCCTCCGCTGCCGTCATGAGCACATGATCCTCCGTGATGTCATCCTCCCCACCTGACCCCttcatctgaccaatcagaagagcGTCCAGCAGGTCTCGAGGCTCTCCAGGTGTGAGGGTCATCtgtgaggtcaaaggtcatgaaaaagacacaaacatctgtgtaagcgtgtgtgttttgtgtttgtaccTTGTGCTCCAGTAGTTTCCTGTGCAGTAGTCGGTCTCTCACTGAAACGCACTGCTTCAGTTTCTTCAGGTCCTTGTTGGGGAAAATCTGatggggtcaaaggtcagatTAATCTACAAAACACACATGGATATTAGTAACGATTCTAATTTGGGAGTTAAAAGTGCGTGCAGACTCTCAGCCAGGGAAAGATGTCGACGAGTCCTCCTCTGGCGATGGTCTGGACGATGCCGTCGTTGTAGTCTATGACGGTCAGGAGCTCGGGGTCGTTGGGCTGGTACGAGGAGCTGAACACCAGCCTGCAGATGACGTTAGTGACGGCCCGCATCAGAATCGGACTGAGATCTGAACTCTGACCCCTGCAGGACTGGAGCTCCTCACACAGACTGTCTGCGTCCTCCTGAACTGCACACACATTCAATCACAGTACGCAGAACAGCGTGTGTGTTTccaccacaaaaataaaaacagtaatagaagtacttgcaagtttatatctcacaattgagttcatattgcaattctgactttatgtgtcacaattttgagtttatattgcaattctgagtttatatatcttGCAACGAGTTTggcgcaattctgagtttatatttcgcaactgagtttatattgcatgtttgagtttatatctcgcagttctgagtttatatgtctcaattatgaatttataatcACAATTAAGAGTTTATGTTgcagttttgagtttatatcttgtgacTGAGTTTACATATCTTGCAAATATGAATTTTGTAATACAagagtttatatcgcaattctgagtttctcTCAGGCAGCTGATGTTATATGTcgcaattatacatttttaattcagagtttatataaCATTTCTACATTTGTATCTCACAACTGAGTtcgtatctcgcaattctaagtttaaatatcttgcaaatgagtttgtcacaattctgagtgtatatatctcgcaattatgagttttgtaatcattttgagtttatatctcagttctgcACTTTTATCttgcaactgagtttatattgcaattctatGTTTTTTGtgtcaattctgagtttatacatTTCGAGTAGTAAAagagtttatattgcaattctgagtttctcTCTTAcagctgatgttttttttttttaattcagagtttatataacatttctacgtaattctgagtttatatctcacaattctacgtttatatatcttgcaactgagtttatgtcacaatttcgagtttatatctctcaattgtgaatttatatcacaattaaGAGTTTATGTTgcagttttgagtttatatctcacaactgagtttatatcgcaattctgagtttatatatctcgcaattatgaattttgtaaacacagtttttttgcatttatattgcAGTatctgcaagtttatatctcatatttatgagtttatatctcagttctgcGCTTTTATATAgcaactgagtttatattgcaattctgtgctttttgtcaattctgagtttatatctctcaattatgaaattatatcacaattaagattttatgttgcagtttaaatctcacaactgagtttatatatctcgcaattatgaattttgtaatcatttttaagtttatattgcagtatctgcaagtttatatctcatattcatgagtttatatctctagttctgtttatatcttgcaactgagtttatattgcaatgctgttttttgtcaattctgagtttatatatttcGAGAgagtttataatttttttattgcatttcagaGTTTGTCACAATtgaagtttatatcataattcagagtttatattgCAACACAGAGTTTATCTCAtatttgtgagtttacatctcaattctgcatttatatcttgcagctgagtttatattgcaattctgagtttatatgttgcaattatacatttttttattgcaattcaGAGTTTATCTCTCATatttataagtttatatctcacaattctgagtttatatcttgctattctgaAATGTCAGGACTGCAAGAAAACTCGCAAATACCTTTTAAAATATTGGTGGAAAAAGGCTACCACAGGATCCAAATTTTGTAAATAGTGGTGAAAATGCTTCTATTTTCTAATCTGAATTAATTATAGAATTAATCATTAATCTgcataatattttgtaacattttagaGCTTCCTAGTATGTGTAGTTTCAGATTATTTCCAGGTATAAACAAAGTAAATATCCAGACGTCCATGCTGATTTAGTTTACCGATGGTCTGTAATTTGCTGGATCCCTCGCCGAACAGTGTGAATGAGTTGTGCACCAGACGCCGATGGTTCTTCCACAACGGACTGTAGTCTGCAAACGCGATATCCTTTCCACCCTGAGTCAACACATCTGTGGTCACCTTGACAAACACAGACAGAGATTAGAAACTACAGGAAAAACctcaaatcaaaagaaaaataaatgttttgcacTGCTTTCATCACAATTagaggaaaagtccacttccagaacaacaattcacaaataatttactcacccccttgacatccaagatgttcatgtctttctgtcttcagttgtgaagaaattatggtttttgaggaaaacatttcaggatttttctccatataatggacttcattggtgctgcgattttgaacttccaaaatgtagtttaaatgcagcttcaaaggctctaaacaatcccagctgaggaagaatggtcttatctagcgaaacgatcagtctttttttttttttttttttttttttttttttcaaaaaaatatttatttttatactttttaagcacaaaagctcatgtagcacaggctctgggatgcgtgttccatgatgctatgaattagtgatgggtcgttcttgaatgatttgttcattttgaacaaatctttaatgtgactcaggaagaacgagtcgtctcgggagtgatttgttcagtcgcgcatgcgcaacatcatattaggttctgtactggaattagttcacctgtttcgagtatTTGGGTTTTTCTTGAACCCGAAATttttgtcagataagaggtgaggtgaactaatcatagactaaagacccaggtaaacaattatagttttgtcttgtttgtagtgtgatcaacgtttgtgtaagcagtagatgtgttagggaagtaacacgtaacattttaattatattttgctaaaatgaacgaaatgactcgaaaaaagatttgttcattttgctgaacaagactcaaaggtccgagtcggtaaaatgatccgaacttcccatcactactacaaatcacgttCATCATCTGTGATGTTACgtgtgaccttttgacgtgattcaatagtacgtgagcgtgcatcccagagcctgtgctacacaagcttttgtgcttaaaaagtatacacatttttactttccgaaaaaaatgacagatcgtttcgctagataagacccttcttcctcagctgggatcgtttagagcctttgaagctgcatttaaactacattttggaagttcaaaatcggggcaccaatcaagtccattatatggagaaaaatcctgaaatgttttcctcaaaaaccacaatttcttcacgactgaagaaagaaagacatgaacatcttggatgacaaaggggtgagtaaattatttgtgaattgttgttctggaagtggactcctccTTTAAGCACACTTAACCCTTTAATTGTATTACTGCAATATCAAAACTATAAATTTActcattaagttggcttgagaaagctatttaaatgctatttaaactacTTATTATTCTTACTAAAACTGTCAactctaactcctcctagagctttaactctacaaactccaaactcagcccagatcttcagactgatccgaCCGAGTGTGCTGTATATTTTCTaacttacggttttcctaaaaatgacgtttaaaactgggaaaaatcccataaaCTTACATTgatggaatgttcaaatgagcaacactattcaaactctaattgtcaaaactcccagaatcccttgagactcaatcaaacttccctcctatgtactgtatttctaatccatttaaactcattcaatctcatctatctatcactaGCCAAGACTAGCAACTAGagtcatgctagtagcttgctaatcatgctagaaacatggtaacaacatgttactcatgttagaaacatgatagtaacttaTTAATCAggctaacaatatgctaatcatgctagtaatatgctagcaacatgctaatcattagAGATCGATTTACCGATATTTTTCccgatatttaagcattttaccataATCGGTTATCGGTTTTGTAATATCGGGTTCACGCCGCCTTCTTGTGGTTGTTTTGAGATTTGCACTCATGACCCGACAACAACTACATGCTAAAGTAAAGCATAGCCTACTTTCTTGCTTTGCTGTAAttagtaaactttatttaatataacatcCATTAATGCTCATATTAGATGTGATACATAAATGCCTGATTTATGCAGCTTGGCTGTAAGAAATAGAGACGAACTTACAATCACGTAATTCGTCAAGTCCTGTCCCAATAAACATAACTCtgtctgaattaaataatatacagccatgaatgagcaCATGTTGGCAATGAAAGCgctgaatttaattctctctctTTTGTCTATATGCTCATCATTAGCCTCGTGAAGTCGGAGTCACATAGGCTTAAACCGTCATAAGAAACAGAGACGAACTCCCAGTC from Labeo rohita strain BAU-BD-2019 unplaced genomic scaffold, IGBB_LRoh.1.0 scaffold_78, whole genome shotgun sequence encodes the following:
- the LOC127161931 gene encoding steroid 17-alpha-hydroxylase/17,20 lyase, whose protein sequence is MCSVSVCCCAAPLLLLLLLKCMLGRWCRSGGGLTFPCLPRVPVFGSLLHLRSSLPPHLLFTQLSRRYGPVFGLYAGPHFTLVVSEISLVREVLLQRGREFAGRPKMVTTDVLTQGGKDIAFADYSPLWKNHRRLVHNSFTLFGEGSSKLQTIVQEDADSLCEELQSCRGQSSDLSPILMRAVTNVICRLVFSSSYQPNDPELLTVIDYNDGIVQTIARGGLVDIFPWLRIFPNKDLKKLKQCVSVRDRLLHRKLLEHKMTLTPGEPRDLLDALLIGQMKGSGGEDDITEDHVLMTAAEAFGAGVETTSTTLLWTIAFLLHHPQVQERVHSELDERVGRDRPLSLSDRSRLPFLDAVLCEVMRIRPVSPVLIPHVAMQDTSLGGHSVPKGTRVLVNMWAIHHDPKYWDEPDQFRPERFLDSSGKRATPGSFLPFGAGPRICVGESLARIELFLFASRLLQRFHFSVPPGASLPDLKGRLGVVLQPLRYSVRVTPRH